From Schistocerca americana isolate TAMUIC-IGC-003095 chromosome 9, iqSchAmer2.1, whole genome shotgun sequence, the proteins below share one genomic window:
- the LOC124551113 gene encoding zinc finger protein 70-like isoform X5, with the protein MRKDKCEPRHSCSVCHKAFTSSRCLREHFRLHTGERPYTCGVCNKTFIQSVHLKRHLQFHTDERPYICGVCNKTFRCKSHLKQHSLLHTGENPYVCGICNKAFKQNSELKNHSLKHTGERPYSCDVCNKTFIQSTHLKEHLRLHTGERSYICDVCNKTFRNNSHLKRHSRLHTGDKPYVCDVCNKAFTDSNSLKGHLPLHTGERPYICVVCNKTFARSSTLKRHSNLHTGKRPYICKVCNKTFAHSSTLKRHSHLHTGERPYICGVCNKAFTHSSALKRHSQVHTGEHVYIDDPLQQEIHTP; encoded by the coding sequence ATGCGCAAGGACAAATGTGAACCCCGTCATTCATGCAGTGTGTGTCACAAAGCATTCACAAGTAGTAGATGTTTGAGAGAACACTTTCGCCTGCACACTGGTGAACGCCCATACACCTGTGGTGTTTGCAACAAGACATTCATACAAAGCGTTCACCTGAAGCGGCATCTGCAGTTCCACACTGATGAACGTCCATACATCTGTGGCGTTTGCAACAAAACATTCAGATGCAAGAGTCATTTGAAGCAGCACTCTCTGTTGCACACTGGTGAAAATCCATACGTCTGTGGCATTTGCAACAAGGCCTTCAAGCAAAATAGTGAACTGAAAAATCATTCACTCAAGCACACTGGCGAACGCCCATACTCCTGTGACGTATGCAACAAGACATTCATACAAAGTACTCACCTGAAGGAGCATCTGCGGTTGCACACTGGCGAACGTTCGTACATCTGTGACGTTTGTAATAAGACATTCAGAAACAATAGTCACCTGAAGCGGCATTCACGCTTGCACACTGGCGATAAACCGTACGTCTGTGATGTTTGCAACAAGGCATTCACTGATAGTAACTCACTAAAGGGGCATTTGCCCTTACACACTGGCGAACGCCCCTACATCTGTGTAGTTTGCAATAAGACATTTGCACGTAGCAGCACACTGAAGCGGCATTCGAACCTACACACTGGCAAACGCCCCTATATCTGTAAAGTGTGCAATAAGACATTTGCACATAGCAGCACATTGAAGCGGCATTCACACCTCCACACTGGTGAACGCCCCTACATCTGTGGCGTTTGCAACAAGGCTTTCACACACAGTAGTGCCCTGAAGCGGCATTCACAGGTGCACACTGGCGAACACGTCTACATTGATGACCCTTTGCAACAAGAGATTCACACACCGTAG